Genomic window (Rhododendron vialii isolate Sample 1 chromosome 4a, ASM3025357v1):
TTGAGCTTAATTCAATCTAGACAATGACATGGAACTTGATCACCAAAAAGGCCACTGGAACTCTGGGACTCTATGAATTGGGTGACTATCTTCATATGAATCATAATTAGGGCTGCCCAATAGGTTAGAAAGAGTATTCTTGTGATCAATGAATCAGGATCAGAATCACCACCCACATGCTGTCCTGCTCGTACCATTTCCCTAAGATTCCGCTACCACTTTCCTCTAGAGTAAGTTAAACAGTTGCTATCCCAAGTATGCCAATCTGTTACAGAGATATAGCAAAATCGCAAGCTTGACGAGGTAAGAACAAAGAATCTACAATGCCAGGCAGAAGTTAGGAACTtcttgattatcaaaaaaaggtTTGTTAGATAACTTAGATTGCTAAAACTCAAATCTTACGTTGTTAAGGAAAATGAAAGGGGACCACTTGGGTCTGGGGTTTCAGTCACTTAAATCCGTCATTCAACCTACCCAACTCCACTTCCATCTGCAGGTGAAAGTTAAAAGATATACATATTATCCTAACACTTTATATGTTCATACAACTATACACATTCAAAGATCAATTATTGCCTTCCAATTCTCCTATCCATAGTATTTTCGTCTTATCGGTGGGCCATACAGTATGCAGGTATTTGGCGGGATATGGGGAGAATTGTTTGAGTTTGTGACTTTGTGACCTTTTTTTGATGATTTAGGTGTTATTACCTTTTCCCTCTCATTTGCTAGGCTGGTTGATTTTGACCTTAGCCTGTAGAGTGTAGACCCCATGATTTGCGGGGGCAAATCATTTTGGTCCCATGAATCACAAAGACACTTCTGCCCTCAACTGCCCTCCTTGCATGGTCATGCAACCATGGGCAGATTTGTCCCGAAAAACATCACGAGCCAGAAAGGAATCCTCAGCTTGACAAATTGCACCACACATAGAAACAAAACAACTACCTAACCTAATCATGCCTATCGTTTTCCCCCCACACATGCCAACCTGTATTTTCCCATTGGTGTCCAATGATCTCCGTCCACATGGCACCGGCCCCCACCAAGAACCTCAGCTCATACCTTTTAATTGCCTTAATCATACCATATCATTACACATTAATTGCTGCCCCCAAGAAGTATAGTGCGCTTTGATTCTCCTCATGATTTGTATGGCTTCATTTTGGTTTCTCTTACCACTAACAGTGGCTTTCATGGCcacatcttctctctctttaacTTCTGAGCTGAATTTAGAAACCCCCTCCAGGGCCTCCTCTATTTCAGCAGCACCAGCAGTCTTGCCAGGCCCTCCACTCTCTCCTCCATACACAGAGTTGTCACCTGACATTACTCCTCGTTTGCCTTCACCAGGTGGTGAATTGCCTTCTCCAACTGGGTCTCTCATCCCCACCATTCCATCGAACCAGAGCCCACCGAACCCGGATGAGGTGGCCATTGTTGGCCCTGATTCTGCCATTTCGCCATCCGGGTCTAAATTGGTTTCGACTGCATCCTCTCTAAGTGTCTTTGGTTTTCTGAATTTAGCACTTCTATTGGGCTTGATGTCGAATTGGCGGTGATTGGTATCTGTTGCTTGGTGTAAGTTCCTCTTCTAGTTCTTGTTGAAAGTGTAATGGGAATAGTGTATATGGCGATTCATGGAGCCAAGTACTGTTCTAGTTGAGAGTTTATTAATAGTAGTTTACCTGGAAATTAGAGGTGGTTATTTTTTATTCTATTGATATGATTCTTAGTTGTATCCTGTTTGGCAACAACTTAATGAGCTTTTCAGGTTTTTTAGATAGAATATAACGCTCACCTCACAATGCTTAGTTAGGTTACTTTGGTAACactcaattttttactttcgGTATCTTGgtttcaaatgtgtcaaaaacATAAATAGAAAGTTTTCTGTCAACTTGTTTTTgaacagccaaaaaaaaagcAGAAATTAAACATCTTTGATACGAAAACAGTAGGTTCTCATTTACAATTACCCATTTACAATAATGAGTTtagggatggcaacggggcTGATCAGAGgcggatattgcaatatccAAATCCGAACCTTCCATCCGCCCCCGAATCTGCTCCGAACTCCGAACGGATATATATTTTGGAGGACATCCCCACTCCGAACAGGGAACGGAGATCCGATCAGATATATGAatccgaatttgaaaaaaaaaaaaaacagattggaacttgataaaaaaaaaaaaatctaacagattgaaaaaaaaaaaaaacactgataAAACTAACATGTGTGTGTATGCATACTTGATGGCATCAAAGTTGTACCAACGAGGGGGATTGGGGCCCCTAGGGTTAACGAGCATGAAAACGGAAGCGGTGGCGGAGGAGTAGAATGCAGCGAATCGGAAGACAAGGATCAGGGTGTTGAAACGGCATAGCTTATGTACGGAGATGGTGGAGTGGAAGTGGTGGAGAGGAGTGTTTTGTTGGATTCGGGGGCGAGGGGAGGGAGTCTCGCCGCCGCCGTTCCTGAGGGGAGATTGCAGGATCTCTCggcttgggggggggggggtttagagaaagagggaggggggttggggaggagagagagagtggggggtCATGGGCGAGGGGAGGGAGACTCGTGCGAATTGAAGTCAACTGGGTAGGAGACTGACTATTGACTAACTCTCAAAATAAGAGGTATTTATATAGTCGGGTATTCGGGGGCGGATCGGAGGCAGACTTGCCTCCGAATCCAATTTGATttctgaatttaaaaaaaaaaaagtaaatccGAATCAGCCCCGATATTCAAAAAATCTGATCCGTTCGGGACGGATAACGGATCGGATACGGACGGATCGGCCGAGATGACCATCCCTAAATGAGTTGATGACACCTGAGTTGTTTGTATTATATAGTTCgactaaataaaaataaaaatacatcagtttgcaaaaaagaaaacctttTGGGTGGGTGAAAAGTTTGTTTGCATATTATTTCCCTTTTAGATAACAGATGGAAGACCCGCTGGAAAGTGACCGGGACTGCTTTTGGCTTTTGCcatggatttgattttgggatCCCTTGAAGCGAAAAACTAGGCTTCTATGCAGTTGCATCTCGGACATCCATCTCGCGAATTAATCGTCCACATATTTAAAAAAGTCTCCTCCAGTTAAGAGTCTATTATTCTTCTCGAAACTTGTTAGGGTTATGCGGCTATATAGAAAAGGCGGAACAACCTTTCAATAGATCTAAATTATTAATAGTAACATATTTGGACGACTGAGGTTATACAAACGGTTCCTGCATTTCAAACCCGGACTACAGAGAAGTTCGAGTCTAAGCTAAAATCCTGTTGCTCAGGGCCTCTTCGCGTGCCTTTTGGCTTTAAGATTtatatgggttttgtttttattcgtGTTGGTGGCCTACATTTGTGTAGTTCTATAATTTCAAGTACGTGCAAGCATGTGAACATATAGTGGGGATTCACATGTCTGTGTTTCTTCGAATTAGGATAAATTATTAAGAAACCAGACccacaaaactgtttttatgTTCAAACTTGAGTTGTTTTTAAGACGAGGCAATCACAAACGAGCTTTAATCGAGCTGATCATGAGCCGAGCTGAATCTAAACGGGCTTGGTGATACTTTGTATTAAGCTTGATTTGAAAGCTTAATGATCTCCAAAATAATGTTTAAGCTTGATTTCTCATCTAACAAACTACTAATCTTAAACGAGATTTTAACTTGCAAAACATGAGTTTGAACTAAAGAGTTTGACTCGTTTATTAGGCCTTCCTTCGATGCTTACATTCCTAATGTGTGAAAAAACCTTATCTCGCCACACTTCAACTCAAGAACTGATAAACAAAGCCATATGTGATGAAGAAAACGAACTATTCAAATTACATACCGAGGCCAGTGTGAATCCGATTTGGAACCTTGTAATTGGCCCAAGAGGCATGATCAACCACACAACAAAGTCGCGAGATCTTTATGTGGTTCCTCAATTGAGTACATCCACAGGAGGATCGGGGAGTGTTTCCCTATACGAGAAATACAAATACTATTACATATCATCTTTATGTGGTTCCTCAATTGAGTACATCCACAGGAGGATCGGGGAGTGTTTCCCTATACGAGAAATACAAATACTATTACATATCTCAACTACCGCATCTACGGACCTAGAATATTCATGTCCAAAATCACTTTAACCTATTCTCTCTTATTGTATCTTCTATCAGCACTAGTCCTACCATCCCACGAACATTTTCGTCTCTAATTTATGTCGCAAAGTCTTACCATACATCATATCAATGTTCTCATTTCAACTACACTCACCTTGCTCGAATGTTGCTTCTTAGTAGCCCGATACCCCCGTGTGCATACAACATGACTCATCTTATTGGCAGTAAAATAGAGGTAAACTAAACCACGACGAAGAAAAACATGGTCTACCATCAATGCCCTCAGACTGCATAAGATCAGTCAGGTTCTCTTGACCAACTGTTAAACAAAACGAAACAATACGCATTGTTGAAGCCACATACACAGGGAAAAACGAGATTTATTATAGTTCTAATACATAAGAGTATTAAAATAGGCTCAAATCGAGTCTGAGATAAGAGTACGAGGCATAAGGAGTACCTTTagacaaaacataaaaattggCACAGGGAAAAAACCCTTGTAAATTAACTTTTCACACAAGCACACTTGAAAGTCTAATGCATTGGAGTGAAAGGATGCCAATGTCGTGATGAAATAAACAGGTAAAGAAGAACCAAGAGAAAACTATATGGCTCGTCCCCCACCAAGTTATTACTTCGCTTCGATGAGCCTGTCAATCATCTCAGCTGCATCTTGAACGGTAAGAATGCTCTGGGCACTCTCTTCTTCCACGCTTATCCCAAATGCCTCCTCCAGTCCCATTACAATCTCCACCTGTGCAAGAAATGGGAATCATTAAAGCTGAGACAAAGCCCATATGAATTGGCCCAACATACGAATTGATAGCACGTGGGCGACAGTCCAACCTCAGACCACAAGCCCGGGTGACTACCAATGCG
Coding sequences:
- the LOC131322838 gene encoding classical arabinogalactan protein 26-like, which produces MICMASFWFLLPLTVAFMATSSLSLTSELNLETPSRASSISAAPAVLPGPPLSPPYTELSPDITPRLPSPGGELPSPTGSLIPTIPSNQSPPNPDEVAIVGPDSAISPSGSKLVSTASSLSVFGFLNLALLLGLMSNWR